The following proteins come from a genomic window of Malus domestica chromosome 02, GDT2T_hap1:
- the LOC103407314 gene encoding type I inositol polyphosphate 5-phosphatase 10-like has translation MPVSNQDVKKKSFIHKIFTTKEKEGSGSSDFSEARQSNPSVDIQSISDTGSQMPAGQYVQSFRVFVATWNAGGKSPHSGLNLDDFLQVDNESDIYVLGFQEIVPLNAGNVLVLEDNEPAAKWLALINQSLNKSPDGCSRSKAGGSRFSPKPSLKKVSKTFRTESKRRLKSCNCPFELERKHSKDFCFRCQQPNINEDDLSSDPDEDGSNAFDISEISMASTTNQMKYGLIASKQMVGIFVTIWARKEYIQYVSHLRISCISRGIMGLGNKGCISVSFLFHQTSFCFVCSHLASGEKEGDELRRNLDVLEILKSTQFPKICKTARSRMPDKILGHDVVIWLGDLNYRIALSYSETQKLLMDNNWDALLDKDQLKIEREAGRVFKGWKEGKIYFAPTYKYFYNSDTYFGEIKTSKKKRRTPAWCDRILWHGNGIRQLSYIRGESRFSDHRPVCAAFFVDVVVNENENKRGSPSSNMKIEIEELLPTARYQRNMY, from the exons ATGCCTGTCAGCAATCAAGACGTGAAAAAGAAG TCTTTTATTCATAAAATCTTCACCacaaaggagaaagaaggaagcGGCTCTTCGGATTTCTCAG AAGCACGGCAGTCTAACCCATCAGTTGACATTCAATCTATAAGTGACACAGGATCTCAAATGCCTGCCGGTCAATATGTTCAGTCCTTTCG GGTTTTTGTGGCGACATGGAATGCAGGAGGGAAATCTCCTCATAGTGGCCTTAATCTGGATGATTTTCTGCAGGTTGATAATGAATCAGACATATATGTCTTGGG TTTCCAGGAAATTGTTCCGCTAAATGCAGGAAATGTACTAGTTCTGGAAGATAATGAACCTGCAGCAAAATGGCTCGCTTTAATCAATCAGTCGCTAAACAAATCACCTGATGGGTGTTCAAGAAGCAAAGCAGGTGGTTCACGATTTTCCCCGAAGCCTTCCCTTAAAAAGGTCAGTAAGACTTTTAGGACAGAGAGCAAACGGAGGTTGAAGAGTTGCAACTGCCCTTTTGAACTAGAAAGGAAACATAGTAAAGATTTTTGTTTTCGGTGCCAACAACCAAACATAAATGAAGACGACCTTTCTTCAGATCCAGATGAGGATGGATCTAATGCCTTTGATATATCGGAAATTTCCATGGCCTCTACTACCAACCAGATGAAGTACGGCCTTATAGCAAGTAAGCAAATGGTAGGAATTTTTGTTACTATTTGGGCGAGGAAAGAGTATATACAATATGTTAGCCACTTGAGGATCTCTTGCATCAGTCGCGGGATAATGGGACTTGGAAACAAG GGATGTATATCTGTGAGCTTCTTATTCCATCAgacaagcttttgctttgtctgcAGTCACTTGGCATCTGGGGAGAAAGAGGGCGATGAGCTTAGGAGAAATCTGGATGTTTTAGAGATTCTTAAAAGCACTCAGTTTCCGAAGATTTGCAAAACAGCTCGTAGTAGGATGCCGGATAAAATTCTAGGACATGA TGTGGTCATATGGTTAGGGGACTTGAATTACCGCATTGCTTTGAGCTACTCTGAAACCCAAAAGCTATTGATGGACAACAACTGGGATGCACTTCTTGACAAAGATCAG CTCAAGATCGAAAGAGAAGCAGGGCGAGTATTCAAAGGATGGAAAGAGGGGAAAATCTACTTTGCACCTACTTACAAATACTTTTATAACTCAGACACATATTTTGGAGAGATAAAAACatcgaaaaagaaaagaagaacacCAGCTTG GTGTGATAGAATACTATGGCATGGAAATGGGATCAGACAACTTTCTTACATACGTGGAGAGTCTCGGTTCTCTGACCATCGGCCAGTGTGTGCAGCATTTTTTGTGGATGTTGTAGTTAATGAGAATGAAAATAAGAGGGGATCACCTAGCTCTAATATGAAAATCGAAATTGAAGAGCTTTTACCAACTGCTAGATACCAGAGAAACAT GTACTAA
- the LOC103407313 gene encoding SUN domain-containing protein 1, translating into MSASTVSITANPATTRRRPVVAFDKKSSNIELVSAEPQTHKADDTATNSKDLSHYSIRGEPALDRSAQPKKTGPNSTISPPSSRRSRKTLAADPKPRWVTVLRVFFKNFILLVLILGLFQIVRRLALGSGVGVPMAFSDLEGRIVEVEAFMKTTTKMVQVQVEVVDRKIESEVGGLRREMEKKIQDKGVALESELKKLEAKSEGLERSVGNLRSVEWLSKQEFEKVYEDLKKKVKSSEDVELGATLDDIRAYARNVVEKEIEKHAADGLGRVDYALATGGASIVKHSEPYLVGKGSSWFSKSTKNGVHGDADRMLRPSFGEPGHCFPLKGTSGFVQIKLRTKIIPEAITLEHVAKSVAYDRSSAPKDCRISGWLRGGDDPEVYTEMFRLAEFTYDLEKSNAQTFNTMDSALSGLIDTVRLDFTSNHGSPSHTCIYRLRVHGHEPDVLSMMAMQQ; encoded by the exons ATGTCCGCGTCGACCGTTTCAATAACGGCGAACCCGGCGACGACCCGGCGGCGACCCGTCGTGGCTTTCGATAAGAAGTCCTCCAACATTGAACTTGTCTCCGCCGAACCCCAAACCCACAAAGCCGACGACACCGCTACCAATTCTAAAGATCTGAGCCACTACTCCATCAGAGGCGAACCGGCTCTTGACCGGTCCGCTCAACCCAAGAAAACCGGCCCCAATTCCACCATTTCGCCGCCGTCCAGTCGCCGCTCTCGCAAAACCCTAGCCGCTGATCCCAAGCCTCGATGGGTCACCGTCCTCCGAGTCTTCTTCAAGAACTTCATTCTTCTTGTTCTGATTCTCGGTTTGTTTCAGATTGTCAGGAGACTCGCTCTGGGGTCTGGGGTTGGGGTTCCCATGGCGTTTTCGGACTTGGAAGGCCGAATAGTGGAGGTCGAAGCGTTTATGAAGACCACTACGAAGATGGTTCAGGTTCAGGTGGAGGTTGTGGACCGGAAGATCGAGAGCGAGGTCGGAGGGTTGAGGAGAGAAATGGAGAAGAAGATACAGGATAAAGGGGTTGCGTTGGAGAGTGAGTTGAAGAAATTGGAGGCAAAAAGTGAAGGGTTGGAGAGGTCGGTGGGCAATTTGAGGAGCGTGGAGTGGTTGTCGAAGCAAGAGTTTGAAAAGGTGTATGAGGATttgaagaagaaggtgaagagCAGCGAAGATGTCGAATTGGGTGCGACTTTGGATGACATAAGGGCCTATGCGAGGAATGTGGTTGAGAAAGAAATAGAGAAGCATGCGGCGGATGGTCTTGGGAGGGTGGATTATGCTTTGGCCACTGGTGGGGCTTCCATTGTGAAGCATTCAGAGCCATATTTGGTGGGGAAAGGGAGCAGTTGGTTCTCGAAGAGTACAAAAAATGGGGTTCACGGTGATGCTGATAGGATGTTGAGACCCAGTTTTGGAGAGCCTGGCCATTGTTTTCCCTTGAAAGGGACTAGTGGGTTTGTCCAGATTAAGCTGCGGACTAAGATCATTCCCGAGGCTATCACTCTGGAACATGTTGCAAAG AGCGTCGCTTATGACAGATCGAGTGCTCCCAAGGACTGCAGGATCTCTGGGTGGCTGCGAGGAGGGGATGATCCAGAAGTCTATACAGAGATGTTTCGCCTGGCTGAATTTACTTATGACCTTGAGAAAAGCAATGCCCAGACATTCAATACCATGGACTCGGCACTGTCTGGCCTCATTGACACAGTGAGGTTAGACTTCACATCCAACCATGGAAGCCCTTCTCATACTTGCATATATCGATTGAGAGTGCACGGACATGAACCAGACGTTTTGTCCATGATGGCCATGCAGCAGTAG